A genomic window from Gossypium hirsutum isolate 1008001.06 chromosome D12, Gossypium_hirsutum_v2.1, whole genome shotgun sequence includes:
- the LOC107936900 gene encoding probable inactive patatin-like protein 9 — MEQSKATFEIFTKLEQKWLSHCEPTKKIRILSIDGGGTTGIVAAAALIHLEDQIRLKTGDPYAQIADFFDMISGTGVGAILAAMLSADDGTGHPLFTAREAVKFITLNNSRLFRVNKLAGVLHRRKKFSGKSMDKVLKEMFRREDGTVLTLKDTCKPLLVPCFDLNSSAPFVFSRADASGSPSFNFELWKVCRATSATPSLFKPFQLSSIDGKTSCYAVDGGLVMNNPTAAAVTHVLHNKRDFPSVNGVEDLMVLSLGNGPSCGRSKVGSNGECSTSSVVDIVLDGVSETVDQMLGNAFCWNRTDYVRIQANGLGSGRMRMEEVLKERGVESLPFGGKRLLTETNGNRIESFVQRLVASGKTSLPPSPCKESAVSPLANGR, encoded by the exons ATGGAGCAAAGTAAGGCAACTTTCGAGATCTTCACGAAACTGGAGCAGAAATGGCTATCTCACTGTGAACCTACTAAGAAGATTCGAATCCTTAGTATCGATGGTGGTGGAACGACTGGCATTGTCGCTGCTGCTGCTCTTATCCACCTTGAAGACCAGATCCGACTCAAAACCGGTGATCCGTATGCTCAAATTGCTGATTTCTTCGATATGATCTCCGGCACTGGCGTCGGTGCTATCCTTGCTGCTATGCTTTCTGCCGACGATGGAACTGGCCATCCACTTTTCACTGCTAGAGAAGCTGTTAAGTTTATCACGCTGAACAACTCTCGGCTCTTTAGAGTCAATAAGCTCGCCGGAGTTCTTCACCGTCGGAAAAAATTCTCCGGTAAGAGCATGGATAAGGTGCTGAAGGAAATGTTTAGGAGAGAAGACGGAACGGTTTTGACACTGAAGGACACGTGTAAGCCTCTCCTGGTTCCTTGCTTTGACCTCAACAGTTCAGCACCCTTTGTTTTCTCTCGCGCCGACGCTTCCGGATCACCTAGCTTCAACTTCGAGCTTTGGAAAGTGTGCCGCGCCACGTCAGCCACTCCAAGCCTCTTCAAACCTTTCCAATTGTCATCCATCGACGGCAAGACATCGTGCTATGCCGTGGACGGCGGTCTGGTCATGAACAACCCTACCGCCGCCGCGGTAACGCACGTGCTCCATAACAAGAGAGATTTCCCTTCCGTTAACGGCGTTGAGGATTTGATGGTTTTGTCTTTAGGCAACGGTCCGTCGTGCGGAAGGTCGAAGGTCGGTAGTAACGGCGAATGCTCCACTTCTTCCGTCGTTGACATTGTGCTTGACGGTGTCTCGGAGACGGTGGACCAGATGTTGGGGAACGCTTTCTGTTGGAACCGTACTGACTATGTTCGAATTCAG GCAAACGGACTGGGGAGTGGAAGGATGAGAATGGAGGAGGTACTGAAGGAAAGAGGGGTCGAGTCGTTACCGTTTGGCGGGAAGAGGTTACTGACAGAGACTAACGGAAATAGAATTGAAAGCTTTGTGCAACGCCTTGTTGCTTCCGGAAAAACCAGCCTCCCCCCAAGCCCCTGCAAGGAATCAGCCGTCAGCCCACTAGCAAACGGCCGTTAG